From the Actinopolymorpha singaporensis genome, the window GGGCTTTCCTGTAAAAGCATCAATGGCTTTGCGCCACCGTGATGATCGTGTCGGGATCGCAGTTTCGGGCCGTTATGGCTGACTGCGTGTGTGGTCAGGTGATCAGTTGTCTCGCCGAATAAGTGGGCGAGGTGGCAGACGTCAGCGAAGTCGCCTCCCTCCGCCCGATCGAATCCGGCCTCACCGAGAATGGTCTTGGCGGCAACCTCGTCAGGGTCGCTCTCGTAGTGCAGGCGCGAGTCCGGCCAGGCGTCCGCTGCCGACCCGGCGACGTGGCTGCCCAGGTCAGACGACCCGTGGCGGTCCAAGCCTGTGATGGCTCTGAACCGGCGCAGAAGTCTCGCACAATCTCCGTCAGTCCACGCGACACGCAGCTCGTCCTCGGCCGACATACCCAGGAAGTCACAAATCTCGGCAATCACGTGGCGTCGAGGAGCGTCACGAGATCAAGGCGTTGGCTCTGGGGAGGCGCTGGTCAGGGACCCGAGATGTATCCCGATGAGGCGCGTCGGCTGAACCATCCCAGCAGGGTGCCCTCGAATGTCACGACCGCGCCGATACCGCCTACGGCCACGGCAGGCCCCCAGAACCAGTTGTCCGACCACATCCCGCCGAAGCCGAAGGGTAGGTAAGACTGGATCCGGTTGTCCCATCCAGTCCATCCGAAGACGGGGACCGGCCCGTCGTAGAACGTCCACGCACCTTTCCCGTACGGCTGGTCGTAGACGAAGATCGTGTGCAGAATGCCGCGCTCGTGTGCCTCCTTGAACAGCTGCGGTGAGTCCTTGGGAATCCCCAGGTCGGCGGCCAGCTTCGACAACGCAGGCTTGATTGACTCGTTCCTCACGCGCCAGTCATGGACGAACTGCTCCTCGGTGACCGCGCGACTGGATCGCAGCTCCGCGGCCTTGGCGAATGAGTGATGCATCGGTTCTCGCGCCGGGCCGGCCGGCAACCACCGCAGGAAGCTCTGTACGTCGTCGAACACGACGGCCTCATCCGGGTCGTCGTGCAGACCGGCTGCGACGACTCCATGTCCGTTCTTGCCCAAGCCGGGCAGTTGCGCCAGACGTTCAGGAGCGAGGTGTTCGCCGCGGTAGAGGAGGTGAGGTTCCTTCCTTGTGGCCATGGGCTCCCCAGGGATGAGTCGTGTCGTGGTCTTCGAGCGGCATCTCGGGTCTGTCACCCCGTTGCTGCGTCGATGTCAACGCTCCTGAACGTCGTACCGCAGCAATGCCCCGGTGACAAGCGAACAGAACCCCCGCGTCCGGACAAGTCTCTTGGCGGGCACTGAATCGCCCTGGGTCGCTTGGAGGCTCCTGACCTTGGATATGAGGATGGAGCCATGCCGAAGGAGCAGGTGCCTGGGAAGCCGCAGACGCGGCGGTACAGCCCAGAGGAGAAGGCTGCGGCGGTGCGGATGGTGCGCACGTTGCGGACCGAGTTGGGGTCTGAGCACGGGACGGTGCAGCGGGTCGCGGAACAGTTGGGCTACGGGGTGGAGTCCCTGCGGACGTGGGTGCGTCAGGCCGACATCGACGACGGCGCGAAGCCTGGGATGACCTCGGCTGAAGCTGCGCGGATCGCTGAGCTGGAGCAGGAGAACCGGGAGCTGCGCCGGGCGAATGAGATCCTCAAGCGTGCGGCGTCTTTCTTCGGGGCGGAGCTCGACCGCCAGCACAAGAAGTAGCTGCCTTCATCGACGCGAACCGTCACGTGGTGTTTGAGGGTAGGGAGCTTGGAGTCGAGCCCATCTGCGCGGTCCTGCGGTCCGCAGGAGTGCGGGTGGCGTCCAGCACCTACTACGCGATCAAGTCCCGCACACCGTCGGCGCGGGCACGCCGCGACGCACAGCTGCGGGCGGTACTGCGCAAGCTGTGGGAGGACAACTACTCCGTCTACGGGGCACACAAGTTGTGGAAGGCGGCCCGACGGGCCGGGCACGACATCGGCCGGGACCAGACCGCCCGGCTGATGCGGGCCGAACACATCGCCGGCGCCCGCCGCAGTAAACGGGTGATCACCACCCGTCCCGGTGAGGGCATACCGCGGCATTCGGACCTGGTGCGGCGCGACTTCACCGCCACCGCGCCGAACCAGCTGTGGGTGACCGACCTGACCTACGTGCCGACCTTCGCCGGTGTCGCCTACGTGTGCTTCATCGTCGACGCGTTCTCGAGGGCGATCGTGGGCTGGCGGGTCGCCTCCCACATGCGCACCCAGATGGTGCTCGACGCGATCGAGATGGCCCGATGGTCACGGGGCACCCGGCTGGGTGGGCTGCGCTGTCACTCCGATGCCGGGTCGCAGTTCACCAGCGTGCGCTACGGCGAACGGCTCGCCGAGATCGGTGCGGTGCCCTCGATCGGCACGGTCGGGGACTCCTACGACAACGCCCTGGCCGAGACGGTCAACGGCTACTACAAGACCGAACTCATCCGCGGCCCAGCACACACGGGCCCGTGGCGCACCGTCGACGACGTCGAATTGGCCACCCTGGGCTGGGTGCACTGGCACAACACCACCCGGCTCCACGGCTACCTCAACGACCTACCGCCCACCGAGTTCGAAGCAGCGTTCTACGCTACCCAACAGGGCGACAAGCCCCTGGCCGGAATCACATAGCCAGAGCCTCCACAAGACCCAGGGCGATTCACACCTCCGGATGTCACATCTCGAGGCTGGTTTTGACAGTCATATGACCCCGGAGCATCTGCGGCCAGGCCTGAGGGCACTCGCAGGAGGTATTGATCACGCTTGCTCGATCGAACCTGGCTGGCCCGAGATCAGCATTCGCTGCCAGTCGGACACACCCATCCGCAGAGATCGAAGTCGAACCAGGTCAGCGTTGGCCTCCGCCTCGGCTGTCAGGGGAGGAACTTGGAGAGGGTTTCGGGGTCCCTGGCGATGGCGGTGGTGGAGTCGTCGGCGGTGAGGATGGGGCGTTGGATGAGGATGGGGTGGGCGACCATCGCTTCGATCCAGGTCTCGCGGTGTGCGGCGTCGCGGGGTACCTCACGGAGAGGTTTGGCTTGGGGTTCGTTGTGGCGGACGAGGTCCCAGGGTTCGAGGTTCAGGCGGGACAGGACATCGGCCAGCTCCGCGGCGGTGGGCGGGTCGTCGAGGTAGCGGCGGACCGTGTAGGCGAGCCCGGCCTCGTCGAGCGCCTTGGTGGCGGTACGACTCTTGGAACAGGCCGGGTTGATCCAGATCTCCACGGGTGAGGTCCTCCACGTCAGAAGTGGTCTCGGTCGGCTGATAGAGCATCAGTACCAGCAATGTGCCGCGAGTCGCCAGGCGGTCGTGAGCAGCAGACGTCGTATGACGCAACCATGAGCGCGGTTCGAAGTCTTCACTCGCGCGGCCGCCGTTCGAAGGTGCGCCGCACGGTATCCGCGTCAACGCCATCGCGCCGGTCGCCGTGATCACCGACTGGAACGCCCACAGGGCCCGGTTGAACGCGCCCGTCACCGCTCTGGTGTCGACTTCGACCGTACGCACCGAACTCGACGCCTGGGCGCAGAAGATTCTCCACGCCGGGCGACGTTGGTCGCCACGTTGAGCGTGCGGTCACTGCGATTTCAACGCTCTGAGGATTGAGGGTCAAGTCCCGACGCGCAGGACGTCGAGCAGCTGCAGGGTCCCTCTTCCCCACCGAGCAGCCCGGTTGGAGGATCCCGACAGGATGCGGGGAGGGCTTCAGATGCATGCCTGTGACCGGCGACGACCGCCCCTGACCATTGACGGTCAACGCGTTGACCGGGTCCGACCCGAGGATTAGGTTGTCCGCAGTTCTTCGTTCAATCACTGATGAATGCAACACGAAATTGTCTTTGTTTGGCGCCAGAAAAGTTAGTCGCCTCATCGAATTGCAGCCGCCGATGGCGATTAAGTTTTATGCCTTGGAGCAAATGGTAGTCAACGAATATCGGTCGACACTGAAGTCGACCTTCTCATGCGGACTCATAAACGGGCGCTGATGACCTGACGGTCTTCCGAACAGGAGCCTTGTTGTGCCCACAGGGCCCAACCGACACTCGCCCCTTCTTTCGACGAACCGCAGCAACGCACCAGCTGTGACGACCGACCAACAAAGGCGGACGTCCGACGATCGTCGGACGACTCGCCTTGTTACTCGGTGCCTAGTGATTCCGGAGTCGACAGGAGGTACGTAATGACTGCGTCCACACGGGAGCCGAGTTGCGATCAGAGAGACTCGGCGGAGTGGCGCGACCAGATCATGAAGTACGGATACGTGATCGTGCATGACGCGGTTCCCGCCGACGATCTGCAGGCGGTCATCGACGACATGTGGCGACACACCGGCGCCAGCCCGGACGACCCGGATTCGTGGTATCGGCCGGACGTCATCCGGCCGGTGGGCATGGTGGAGATGTATCACTACCAGTCGATGTGGAACATCCGGCAGAGCCCACGGGTCTATGAGATCTTCAAGGCGATTCATGGCACGGACAGGCTCTCGGTGTCGATCGACCGTGTCGGACTCAAGCCGCCGGTAGATCCGCGCTATCCGGAGTACGACCACAAGGGCATGATCCACTGGGATACCGACATGACACAGTATCCCGACATCCCGTTTCGCGTCCAGGGTGTGCTCGCGCTGACCGACACCGAGCCGGACATGGGCGGTTTCCAGTGTGTCCCCGAGATCTACCAGGACCTCGAGGCGTACCTGAAGACGCAGACGCCCGAGCGGATCGCGTCTCGAAACCCCGACTACTCGGCATACACGGTGACAAGGCCCCGGCTCGCGGCCGGCGACCTGCTGATCTGGACGACCCGACTCCTGCATGGAAACGGCCACAACACCTCACAGCGTCCGCGGTTCGCACAGTACCTCAGCATGAATCCCGTCGGCACCGATGAGGCTGCGCGTCAACAGCGGATCCAGTGCTGGCAGGCCAACACCCACCCGTCCGGCGCGGCGTTCCCGGGCGATCCACGCGGGATCGAAGAGAAGCGATCTGCGCCCGCCGAGTTGACTCCGCTGGGACGCAAGCTCCTGGGCGTCGACCTCTGGGACTGAACCATGACCGGCCTCCGTGCGCGAGGGCGCCGGTGTGTCGGGTGTACGAAGGGAGTCGGAGGTGGCCGTCCAGGGCTCAGCAACGAGTTCGGACACTGTCGAGAGGAGCAAGCTTCCGGCGCGTCCGGATGATTCCCGGCACGTGTCCTTGTGGTCGCGAGTGTGGCAGGAACGAGCGATGTATCTGTTCATCCTGCCCGGGTTCTTGTTCTTCGTTGTCTTCCGGTACCTGCCGCTGGCCGGCAACATCGTGGCCTTCGAAAACTACTCGCCGTATCAGGGAATCATCCAGAGCGAGTGGGTCGGGCTGAACAACTTCGTCCAGCTCTTCCAGGACCCGAGGGTGGGTCAGGCCCTCGTTAACACGCTCGTCATCAACGGACTCCAGCTGATCTTCTTCTTTCCCGCTCCCATCGCACTTGCCCTTCTGCTGAACAGCATTCTCTCGCCGACGGTCAAACGGGTCATCCAGACGATTGTCTATCTGCCCTATTTCATTGGCTGGGTCGTGCTGGTCAGCGTTTGGCAGTCCGTGCTTGGTGGCGACGGCCTGCTGAACCAGGCGCTGGCCGACCACGGCTTCGGTGCGATCAACCTGATGAGCAATCCGGAGCTGTTCAAGCCGATGATGGTCGTGCAGTACATGTGGAAGTACGTGGGTTGGGGCACGATCATCTTCCTCGCGGCCCTCACGAAGATCGACCCGGCGCTGTACGAGTCGGCCGTGGTCGACGGCGCCAGGCCGATCCGTCGAATGTGGCACGTCACCCTGCCGGGGATCAAAGGGATCGCGATCCTGCTGCTGATTCTCAACCTCGGAAACATCCTGACCACCGGGTTCGAGCAGATCCTCCTGCAGGAGCCAGCGGTGGGTGAGCAGGCCGGCCAGGTCCTCGACACCTTCGTCTATCTCGAGGGAGTCGTGGGCGGCAACTGGGGCTTGGCGACCGCCGTCGGCTTGTTCAAGGGTGTGGTCGGCACGATCCTGATCGTCGTGGCGAACAAGGTCGCGCACCTGCTCGGTGAGGATGGAGTGTTCTGATGGCACTACGCACGGCACCGCCACGGGCGTCCCGGCCGATCTGGATCGAGAAGGCGTCCGTCGGCACCAGTATCACGAAGGTCGTCACCATCGCGGTCATCGTCGGCGTGATGCTGTTCCCGTTCCTCTACGTCCTGTCGGTCAGCCTGTCCACCCAGGCGGACCTTGCCGGATCGTCGGTGACGCTGATCCCGAAACACCCAACGCTGGAGGCGTACCGGCAGATTCTGGCCGGTGGCGTGGTCACCCGCGCCCTGCTGGTGAGCGTGTGCGTCACAGTCGTCGGCACCGTCGTGAGCATGGTGATGACGACGACATTGGCGTACGGGCTGACCCGCACCCGGCAGGTACCCGGAAGCAGACTCGTCCTGCTCATGGTGCTCGGGACGCTGCTGTTCAGCGCCGGCATCATCCCCAACTACCTGCTCGTTCGGTACCTGGGGATGCTCAACTCCTACGGGGCCCTGATCGTGCCCGGACTGATCAGCGCGTTCAACCTGGTTGTCGTCCGGCAGTTCTTCATGAACATCCCCGACGAGTTGACCGACGC encodes:
- a CDS encoding IS3 family transposase (programmed frameshift), giving the protein MPKEQVPGKPQTRRYSPEEKAAAVRMVRTLRTELGSEHGTVQRVAEQLGYGVESLRTWVRQADIDDGAKPGMTSAEAARIAELEQENRELRRANEILKRAAFFLRGGARPPAQEVAAFIDANRHVVFEGRELGVEPICAVLRSAGVRVASSTYYAIKSRTPSARARRDAQLRAVLRKLWEDNYSVYGAHKLWKAARRAGHDIGRDQTARLMRAEHIAGARRSKRVITTRPGEGIPRHSDLVRRDFTATAPNQLWVTDLTYVPTFAGVAYVCFIVDAFSRAIVGWRVASHMRTQMVLDAIEMARWSRGTRLGGLRCHSDAGSQFTSVRYGERLAEIGAVPSIGTVGDSYDNALAETVNGYYKTELIRGPAHTGPWRTVDDVELATLGWVHWHNTTRLHGYLNDLPPTEFEAAFYATQQGDKPLAGIT
- a CDS encoding ArsC/Spx/MgsR family protein, which translates into the protein MEIWINPACSKSRTATKALDEAGLAYTVRRYLDDPPTAAELADVLSRLNLEPWDLVRHNEPQAKPLREVPRDAAHRETWIEAMVAHPILIQRPILTADDSTTAIARDPETLSKFLP
- a CDS encoding ABC transporter permease → MYLFILPGFLFFVVFRYLPLAGNIVAFENYSPYQGIIQSEWVGLNNFVQLFQDPRVGQALVNTLVINGLQLIFFFPAPIALALLLNSILSPTVKRVIQTIVYLPYFIGWVVLVSVWQSVLGGDGLLNQALADHGFGAINLMSNPELFKPMMVVQYMWKYVGWGTIIFLAALTKIDPALYESAVVDGARPIRRMWHVTLPGIKGIAILLLILNLGNILTTGFEQILLQEPAVGEQAGQVLDTFVYLEGVVGGNWGLATAVGLFKGVVGTILIVVANKVAHLLGEDGVF
- a CDS encoding phytanoyl-CoA dioxygenase family protein, producing MPSDSGVDRRYVMTASTREPSCDQRDSAEWRDQIMKYGYVIVHDAVPADDLQAVIDDMWRHTGASPDDPDSWYRPDVIRPVGMVEMYHYQSMWNIRQSPRVYEIFKAIHGTDRLSVSIDRVGLKPPVDPRYPEYDHKGMIHWDTDMTQYPDIPFRVQGVLALTDTEPDMGGFQCVPEIYQDLEAYLKTQTPERIASRNPDYSAYTVTRPRLAAGDLLIWTTRLLHGNGHNTSQRPRFAQYLSMNPVGTDEAARQQRIQCWQANTHPSGAAFPGDPRGIEEKRSAPAELTPLGRKLLGVDLWD
- a CDS encoding carbohydrate ABC transporter permease, whose protein sequence is MALRTAPPRASRPIWIEKASVGTSITKVVTIAVIVGVMLFPFLYVLSVSLSTQADLAGSSVTLIPKHPTLEAYRQILAGGVVTRALLVSVCVTVVGTVVSMVMTTTLAYGLTRTRQVPGSRLVLLMVLGTLLFSAGIIPNYLLVRYLGMLNSYGALIVPGLISAFNLVVVRQFFMNIPDELTDAARIDGAGPFQVFWHIILPLSKAVLAVVALFYGVALWSDFFNALIYLNDTTKWPIQLVLRLFVLQGQNIAQSQQVGQPAPPAETVQMAVVIIATAPIILVYPFLQKYFTQGVLSGAVKG